The Panicum virgatum strain AP13 chromosome 5K, P.virgatum_v5, whole genome shotgun sequence genome has a window encoding:
- the LOC120709888 gene encoding vegetative cell wall protein gp1-like: MAHATHPPLSTLPQPQPPLPLPPPNLPTAPPPARHRPLPHHPPGTARREPATTPLPPPPAAWLKPSSAPNPRHHRPAVPAYPIPGAHAAADRPGGAGAILLGERRDPSVGVSEMTPAEALRRCTSGRASPAS; encoded by the coding sequence ATGGCCCACGCCACGCACCCACCACTCAGTACCCTCCCACAACCCCAGCCGCCACTGCCACTGCCACCGCCCAATCTGCCCACCGCGCCACCACCAGCCCGGCACCGCCCGCTGCCCCACCACCCGCCCGGCACCGCCCGCCGCGAACCTGCCaccacgccgctgccgccaccaccggccgcGTGGCTCAAGCCATCATCCGCCCCTAACCCCCGGCACCACCGCCCGGCCGTGCCAGCGTACCCGATCCCcggcgcccacgccgccgcggaccgtcccggcggcgccggagccatCCTCCTCGGGGAGCGTCGAGATCCGTCCGTCGGAGTCTCGGAGATGACCCCTGCCGAGGCGCTGAGGCGCTGCACCTCCGGTCgtgcctcgccggcgagctag